Proteins from a single region of Streptomyces spectabilis:
- a CDS encoding zf-TFIIB domain-containing protein: MHCPKCHAPMHTYNRNGVQIEQCGGCRGIFLDYGELEALTRLEGQWSGHQAPPVPPAAPQGYPAAPAPAWGAPHHGHHEHHGHHGHKRHKSFGHMLFSS, from the coding sequence ATGCACTGTCCCAAATGCCACGCGCCGATGCACACGTACAACCGCAACGGCGTCCAGATCGAGCAGTGCGGCGGCTGCCGCGGCATATTCCTCGACTACGGCGAGCTGGAGGCCCTGACGCGCCTGGAGGGCCAGTGGAGCGGCCACCAGGCCCCGCCCGTGCCGCCCGCCGCGCCCCAGGGCTACCCGGCCGCGCCCGCCCCCGCCTGGGGCGCCCCGCACCACGGCCACCACGAGCACCACGGCCACCACGGTCACAAGCGGCACAAGAGCTTCGGCCACATGCTGTTCTCGTCCTGA
- a CDS encoding aminoglycoside phosphotransferase family protein, with translation MTLLPALAAHAEFRAHAPAPHACPCAPPAAVLADRPDAAVVRHGEVVAKAHAPGTPERPLAARLATAAHPDLAGVLLAPLSPHPAPLHGRLVTLWPHGTPVDRNDPDAAPWEAVATLLARLHRTPPVRLPSGLPPMRGPEKAARALARLRAATAKAPHPDAPAVESAWAALPPWARAEASPPGRPYLCHGDLHLGQLVRASDGRWLLIDIDDLGLGDPAWDLARPAAWYACGLLGAAEWTRFLDAYRAAGGPAVPADGGDPWPALDVPARALTVQTAALALTKTVADGRDLDEVERDVVDACRRMIAVPPDPAPIGPK, from the coding sequence GTGACCCTCCTCCCCGCCCTGGCCGCCCACGCCGAGTTCCGGGCCCACGCCCCCGCCCCGCACGCCTGCCCGTGCGCCCCGCCCGCCGCCGTCCTCGCCGACCGCCCCGACGCCGCGGTCGTCCGCCACGGGGAGGTCGTGGCCAAGGCCCACGCCCCAGGCACCCCTGAGCGGCCGCTGGCCGCACGTCTGGCCACCGCGGCCCACCCCGACCTCGCGGGCGTCCTCCTGGCCCCGCTGAGCCCGCACCCCGCCCCGCTGCACGGCCGCCTGGTCACCCTCTGGCCGCACGGCACCCCGGTGGACCGGAACGACCCGGACGCGGCCCCCTGGGAGGCCGTCGCCACCCTCCTGGCCAGGCTGCACCGCACCCCGCCCGTACGGCTGCCGTCCGGCCTCCCGCCCATGCGGGGCCCGGAGAAGGCGGCCCGGGCCCTCGCCCGCCTGCGCGCGGCGACGGCGAAGGCCCCGCACCCCGATGCCCCCGCCGTCGAGAGCGCCTGGGCGGCCCTGCCCCCCTGGGCCCGGGCCGAGGCCTCGCCGCCGGGCAGGCCGTACCTGTGCCACGGCGACCTGCACCTGGGCCAGCTCGTCCGCGCCTCCGACGGCCGGTGGCTGCTGATCGACATCGACGACCTGGGCCTCGGCGACCCCGCCTGGGACCTGGCCCGGCCGGCCGCCTGGTACGCCTGCGGACTGCTCGGCGCGGCGGAGTGGACGCGGTTCCTGGACGCGTACCGCGCGGCGGGCGGCCCGGCCGTCCCCGCCGACGGCGGCGACCCGTGGCCCGCGCTCGACGTCCCGGCCCGCGCGTTGACCGTGCAGACGGCCGCGCTCGCGCTCACCAAGACGGTGGCCGACGGCCGTGACCTGGACGAAGTGGAGCGGGACGTCGTCGACGCCTGCCGCCGGATGATCGCCGTCCCTCCCGATCCGGCGCCCATCGGCCCGAAGTAG